TCGTCCGTGCCCGGGCGCTGAGCCCGGGGGTGTCGGTGTAGCAGGCGCCGTTCGATTCCTCGGGGCTGGCATTGACGCGCGTGCCCATGTCCAGCTCCCGGCCCTCATAGTCGATGAGCGTCACATCGACGGCCGCGCCGGCGGAGTGCGGCGCGATCTCCGGAGGGGACACGAAGCGGCTGGCCGCCTCGCGGAGCTCGGCGGCCAGCCAGTCCGGGTGAGTCCGGGCGAGTTCGTCGGAGTACTCCTCGAAGTACTGCTTCTGCAGGACCGGCGGCCGGAAGCCCTCGATGAACAGCAGTTGCACGCCGGTGGGCAACAGTGACTGCGCGTGCAGCAACCGGGTGAGGACTCCTTGCCGAACGTGTGCGTAGGCCCCGACCTCGTCGTGTTTGCGGTCATCGGCCTTCAGGCCGTACGCACGGACGTCGACGAGGGCCTCGTCGCATTCCTGAACAGGAATCGCGGCTACCCTCCGGTCGGACATCAATACGATGTTGCTGCTCATTCGTCCCCCCCAGTCCCAGGTGCCGACGTACGCGGCCTCGCCGGTACGGCGAGCCTCTGCTACCGCCCTCAGGCGCGCGAAGTCGCGGGACGGCATCAGGGCCTTCCACCCGGCCAGGGGCAGGACGCGGATCTCGTCGTGTTCCTGCGAATTCAAGGTGATGCCGCGTATCTGCGCCGCGGTGAGCCGGCCGCCGTCGAAGACCAGCCCGATCGTGCTGTAGGGCCACTCGGTGCCGGGCGCCCCGTACACGGCCGCCAGGAGCCGGGGCGGTCCGGACGGTGCCAGGCCGGTCTCCTCCCGGCACTCGCGCACGGCCGTCTCCCAGGGCCGCTCACCTGCGTCCATCGTTCCGCCCACCAGCTGCCAGGGATGTGCGGGGGAGTAGACGGAGTGCAGCTGAAGCGTTCGGTCGTCCTCGTCGGTGAAGTACAGGCATGCGAAGCAAGTGGCCTTGGGCACCGTTTCGGCGTACTGCTCGGGTGGCATCCAGGGAGAACTGTTCTCTGGTGTGCTCGCAGCGGCAGGTTCTTTAAGACGCGTCATCCGCATCAGAGCCGGACTACCCATGAAGCCCAGCTCACGGTAGAGCGGTGCTGCCTCCACGCTGGCGTGCAGTTCGAACAGCGTTACGTGCTCGGCGTCGGAGAGATGGTCGAGCAGCGCGGAGACCACAGCCCGGGCGTAGCCGCGGCGCCGGAGGTCCGGGTGCGTGGCGACCACGTGCACGCGGGCAGCCAGGCCCCGCGGGTAGGCCGGTGCCGGGAGCACGGGATGGATCAGGCCAAGGGCGCAGGCAGCCATCGTGCCGTCCGGCGCGTCGATGACGAAGGCCCGTGCGTCCCCCGCCGAAGTCAGCCGCGGGGCCAGCTCGTCCGTGCACCGCCGGATCCACTCCTCACTCAAGGGCGCGGACAGGACGTACTCGGAGCGCATCCGAATGATGCCTTCGGCGTCAGCGGGGGTTGCCGCGCGAACCGGTGGTCGCCCAGCGGCGTCCTGTGGTTCGGCTGTGGCGGCGGGTGCGGTGTCGGAGCTCATGGGGCTTCTCCTTTCGCTGAATGCAGACTGTTGTGTTCAGCGTGCAACCGGGCCAGAGTCCGCCGGCCGCGCTCGACCAGTTCGGGATCACCGTGGGCGGCGCCGTAGGAGATGCCGGAGACGGCATCCAGCACTGACAAGATCGTGAGCTGGGCTTCTTCTGCTGTGGTGAAGGGACGGCCGTAACCGTCCATCACGGCCTTGAGGAGATCGGGGCGGCCGTGCCAGGCATCGGACAGCCGTATGAAGTCTCGTACCGCTGGGCCTTCTTCCGATCGCTCGAAATCGATCACATACAGGGCATCGGCGGCTTCGTCCCAGCGCAGGTTGCGTGGTTGAAAGTCGCCGTGTGTGGGCACCGCCTCCAGGGCGGGCAGGGCGGAGACTCTCTCTGCTGTGGCGCGGATGAACTCCTCATCCTTAGGCGCGAGATAGGGCCGGGCTCCGTCCAGGTGCCGCTCCAGCTTCCCCAAGGGCAGTGTGCCGTCGGCCGGCCGGGGCGGGGTGCTGCTGTGGATGGTCGCCGCGAGCTGCCCGATGCGGTGGAAGATCCGGCGCTGCTGCCCGAGCGGGTGAACGGCACCGTACAGAGACCGGCCTCCTACCGCGGTGAGCACCACGGCTCGCAAAGACTTGTCGGCGGCCACCAGCCGGGGCGCGGCCGCACCGAGATGGAAAACCCAGCCACGGAGTGCCCGGACTTCACGCTGGTGGAACCGGTCGTTCTGGTGGATCTTGACGTACCAGGTGCCGCCCTCAGTGTTGTGTGCCCGCCATACGCGGCTTTCTGTGTGTGTCCAGGAGACGTCTGTCCAGCCGGTGATCCGGCCTACCGCTTGCTCGGCGAAGGCTCGCACCGCGGCTTCAGGAACCGCGCTGCGGCTGCCGCGTTCGGGGACCATGACCAGCCGGTCGGCGGTCGGGTCGTAGGCGATCGGGTCGCTGGGCTGCTGGAAATGCACGGCCATCCGCGCTCCGGCCCGGTAGGCGTCCAGCCCTGCCCGGCAGTACGCGACCATCGGCTGCGGTAGCTCGTCGAGCGTGAACCAGCCCATGGCATCGCACACCTGAGGTTCCATGACTTGCGGGGTGCCGTGCCAGCGCCGGACCTCGAGGAAGAACCCGACGCGCGCTTTGCCGGCGGGGGGAGCGGTGGTGCACGGTGACGGCCGCGTGGACATCCGCCGGGTCGACCACAATGCTGGTCTCCTCCTGGGTCTCGCGCACCAGCGCCGTGACCATGTCCTCCCATGGGCCGTCCAGATGTCCGGACGGAAGGTGCCAGCAGCCTGCCGCGTAGACGTCACCGGCCCGCCGGGAGAGCAGTACCTCGGGCCCCGTCGTGCCGTCGCGCAGTGCGATCAGGTGGACGTCGAGCGGTTCGGTGTGCCGCTGAGGGGTGCCGGTCATGCGTCACCGCCGGGGCGGTGTGCGCGCGGCACGGTGAACACCGCGTCCTCGTTCAGGGCTCCGCTGCGGGCATGTGTCTGGAGCAGCTGGAGCGCCTCGGCCTCGAATTTCTGGTGGCGGTCGGCGAAGAGGGCGGGGCGGGCGAAGCTGGTGGTGCGCAGGTCACCGAGAAGGTCCTCAGGAGTCCGGGTGCGAGCGACGGGGAGGCGGTGTTCGGCCATGTCGCTGAACGCGGAGTCGGCAAGGTCATTCTTGAAGGAGCGGGACAGCCCGGCGTACGGGTTCACGTCGCTCACCAGCCCATCTCCGAGTAGGCGCGGCCTTCGGTGATGCCGACGATGGCTACCCTGGCGTAGGGGACGATCCGTTTTGGAAGCTCGTGCGGCGGCCACCACTGCCAGCTGAGGCACTTGTCGGGCTCGCGTACCTCGGGGACGCCCTTCCAGCGGCAGGCCCGGAAGACCAACTGCAGCAGCGGCTGTCCGCCCGGCGTGTCCACGACGTGCACGACGTGCACCAGCTCCACGTCCGCAGGGTCAATAACCAGCCCCGCCTCCTCCCATGCCTCCCGTACCAGACATGCCACGGCGGACTCCTGCTCGCAGCGCCCGGCCAGGTAGTGCCAGGTATTGCCCGCGTACCGGGAATCAGGGTGGCGCAGCCCGAGAAGGACTCGGCCCTCATCGTCCTCCAGGTGGAGGTGGACGCCGATGCCGTTCAACACGGCCCGCCGGCCCTCATCCCACAGGGGTGGTGTCTCGGCAGGCTGCACTTGTGGGGTGTGCTCGGCCGCGTGCCGGTGGATCAGGTCACCGAGTCCGGGGCTGAGGCGCAGCCGGTCCAGCTGGTCGGGGGTGAACCAGCGCAGTAGTACCCCCTCCCGCAGTCGGAGACGGTCAGGGTTCCCGCGCCAGCGGCCGGAGAAGACCTTGATCGGCACGCACAGTCCGTCGACACTGGTGGCTTCCTCCGTGGCGTACGGCTTCAATCCCTCCAGGCGGAGCCCGGGGACTTCCTCGGACAGCTCACGCAGCAGCGTGTTCTCAAGACTTTGGTCGCCCTGCTTGCGACCGCCACCAAGAAGGGCGAAGGTCCCTGGCTGCCAGATACCGGGCAGGTCATCTCGCAGGTGGAGCAGATAGCGGCCGGCGCCGTCGTGGATGAGTGCGGATGCGTTCACCGGCTCCGGCTGGCCGTCGAGCCGTGCGCCAAGGAGTTTGGCCCGTAGTGTCGATGAGGTGACATCGGTGAGTGCAAGCCACTGGACGCCGGACACCTCCTGGTCCTGCAAGGTGATCGCCGGTGGCTGCTCGTCAGCGAGGTAGAACGCATAGCGGACGTCGTAGTGCTGGTGCGCCGGTTCGCCCTTGGCGGGGCTGGCGTCAATATCGTGGACGTCGATGTCGATCGGTGCACCGAGGGTCTGCGGAGTTAGGCACAGGGCACCCGGTGGGATGCCGGCTTCCTCTGCCACCTCGCGCAGCGCCGCGGCGAGCAGGGTGCGGTCGCCGGGTTCGACATGTCCTCCCGGTGCGAGGAGCAGGCCGGTTGCCCGATGCCGGATGTGCAACATACGGCAATCACGGTCGATGACGACCGCGCTGCAGGTGACGTGCCCGGGCAGTGTCCTCCGGCTGGTCGCATCGTCGGGACGGTCCAGTGCGGCGAGCAGCCCGACTAGAGTGTCGCGCTCGCTCGGGTGGCGGGTGAGATATGCCTCGGCGGCCTTACGGATGGCGTAGTGGCTGGGCGGCACGGGCTTTCCTCGCCTTCGGTGGGGGAATGTGATCGGAGCCGGTTTCATGCAGGTTGGGTCCGTGTGTCACCGCGCTTCCTCGTGATCGGACGGTGAGGCACTGCGTAGGTCGGGTACCGTGCCGGTCGCCGGTACGGTGCCTGTACTGGTGGACTGAGCGGTGAACTTCCCTGATAAGGGCCCCTGCCCGAAGTTGAACCGCTATGGCCTCAGCCAGGACCCGGTGGTCCGTTTGCCAGCCGGTGCGCAACACCATGCGCGGCAGTGCAGCCATCATGTGCCTCAACCCGAGCCAGGCCAGCGGGCCTTCGGGACGTATGCGGGACTGGTCGTAGCGGAGCTGCCTGCCATACAGCTCGCGTTCCGCAGCAGAGATTGCGTCCGTGGCCCCTGTCTTCTGATCCTTTGGGTTTTCGTCGCTGGGTGGTCCAGCTGATGTCAACGTGCTCCCTTTCTTGGAAACTTGAGGCGGTGTCGCCGGGTTCAACGACACCGCCTGCGTTTCGAACACGTGTCTTTCGGTCGGACTGTGTGGCCGGAGATTGAGCGGCTCGCTAAAGGTGTGCAGTACATCGGTCCTTGCCGTGCAAGGAAACGGCACTGAGCCGGGTTGGCCGAAATCCTGATGTCCGCCCGACGACAAGACCGCCCCAAGGAACTGCTGCTCGATCGGCAGGGAGTCACCGACTGTGCGACAGCGGTCCAGGCCGCGACGGTGATCCGCCACGCCCTGGGGGTGCTGTTCTGGTCGGGAAAGCCGGGCACACCGAACGGAGATGGCGGGCTGTTACTCGGGGGTGGTGTGAGTGACCACGAGGAACTGGTCGTTAAAGGGTGTTGTAGAAGGCCGTGAACACGCAGTTTGAATCAGGCGGCTGGCTTGTTGTTTCATGCGGTGAGGGCGAGGTTGTGCATGCGGGCGACGGCTTGGACGGTGTGGTGAAGGCCGTCGCCGCGTTGCCGGCAGTCGTGGGGGATCTTGTAGTTCTTCATCGGGCCGGTGACGTGCTCGACACGGGCGCGGACCTTGTGGTGGGCTGTATTGTCCTCCTCATCCTTGAGTAGAGGTCGTCCGGGGCGTTTGCGGTGCGGGACGATCAGACCGGCGTTGACGTAGACGCCGTCGTCGAGGACCGTCACACCCTCGCAGTGCTCCGCGAGCCCGGAGTCCCGCCAGGCCTTCGCGTCCACCGTGTTGCCAGGCGCCGGGCGAGCCACGGCCACCAGGCGAGACTCGGCGTCCACGATGATCTGCACGTTCACCGAAAACCAGTAGTTGCGCAAGGACGCCCCGACCTTGCGGTCGCGGACCGGGACGAGGGTGCCGTCCACGGTCCCCAGTCGCTCGGCGGTCTCCCGGGAGGTTCGGGCCAGCTCGAACGCGAGCAGCGGGGCGAGCTCCCGTATGGTGACGTTCGTGTGGGAGTACACACACGGCCATCAGCAGTACCCGCTCGGCCAGAGAGGCTGCTGCGGACGGCTCCATCCATACTCTTCGCCACCGCGTTCCCGCGCCGCTCTCAGTGGTCGGCTGAACTGCTTCACTCGCAGCCCGGTGAACGTCTCCACCCACACCCGCAGACCCTCAACACCTCAGTCATACATCGAAAATGCTCTGATCACGGTCTTCCGCAATGCTCTTTAGCGCCAGTCCCCGATGAGCCAGGCGACAAGACGGGGGCGGCCCGTCCACGGCTCGCACGGCACGAACGCGTCGGTGGAGACGAAGTCGGTGGTGATGACCTGCTCAAACTGCTCGATCGGTCGATATAGGTCGTCAGAGACATCGCCGGGTTCCCCGAAGACCGACGTATCGTAGGTGGGCATCGCTTCGGAGGTAGAGCAGCCGACATAGGGGAGGGGCTGGCCGAGGTACCAGCCGCCGACGAAGACGGCGTACAGCAGCGCAGCAGCGCCCAGACGGCGCGGAGTTATCCAGGTGGGCACGCTCGCAGTGTTCCACACGTACGACCGGGTATCTGCTGCTTCAGCCTGCCGCACGGGGGCCGGAGCTCGGCAGGGCGTTCCGGGTGGCTTCTCCCTACCCGCAGCAAACCCGCCGAAGGCCGGACCGTACCCGTGCGGTGATCCCGCAGCGCACCTGCCGCCGGCGCTCGGACCGGAGCCGCGCGGTGGCCCGAAGCCTCGCTGACGGCACATAGAGTACGGCCGGCGTGGCGTATGACGGGCCGCCAGCTGTGCCCCGCCGTTTGTACGGAGGCGAGGAGCTCTGCCCATAACGCCCAGATGCACCCCTGGCCAGTTCCTGCCGCAGGCCTTCTTCCACTTCGCACCCTCAAACAAGCTGCACCCCTGCGCCCGTTTCCCTAACAGGTCAGCGGCCCACCACAGCTCGGGAATCTGAAGGTCCACTGATGAGACCGACTCGGTGGAACTCTCTGTGGGTATCGGTATGCCGCCTTGACCAGGCTGGATGATTCAGCGCCCGCAGAGCCGGCGGGAGCCAAGGGCGCCGTCGGCAAGGCCACGGTGATCGCCTATGGCAGCTACCGCGGCGCCGGCCTGGTCATCCCGCACCGCTGCGAACACGGCCAGGCCGAACTCTCGGCCTGAGAACCGGCTACTCCCCCTCCCAGATCACGAGGAAGTCCGGATGGTGCCGCCACTGCCGGGCGATCGTGGTGAGGGCGTCCCACGTACCTGCGAGGGCAGGCTCATTGCCCCACTCCCGAAACGCCCGCGCCTGGCCCAACAGTGCACGCACCGCGTCGTTCAGTGCCTGCACAGCTCGGTCCGTGTCGGGGGCCACAGGGTGGCTCAGCAGCAGACGGTCCGTACGGGCGAAGAGAAACCGGGCCAGCTCCGTGAAGCGCTCCTCGGTGTACTCCTCCCCGCACTCCTCCACTACCTCGCCCTGCTCGTCCACAGCCGATCCTTTCCCTGCGGCATCCTTTATGCCGCACGATCGTACGGGGCAGTATCTCGCCGCCCGGCTGTCTTCCCGGTCCAGCGATCTGTCTGATGTGCCTTCCTGTGGGAGCAGCGCCCCGGCGGTGCTGCTGCTTCGCTGTCATCACCGTGGCCAGCAGGCTCAATCCAAGCTGTGGATCTTGGGGCTTGGTTGTCGTTTTGCTGACTGGTGGGGTGACTGGTTATCGGAGCGACGCAGACGTGCCTCGGTTGGGTTTACTCGGCCGAGGCACGTCTGGTGTTGTTGACGTGTCGGTCAGTCGTCGTCCGTGTCTTGGTCGGGAGGGCCTGAGAGGACGAGTTGGGTGACGACGGGGCCGTAGTCGGCTTTGGCGGTGACTCGGTACAAACCTGTGTTGGGCAGGGTGACCTTGGCGCCGAGTTTGCCGTCGGCGACGGCCTCGTGCCGGACGGGCATCTCCCAATCTTCGTCGACGGCGGTGACGGTGCAGTGGACTTCGGCGGGATCGTCGCTGCCGGTGACGATGCAGTCCCAGGCGCTTTGGGGAGTGACGTAGTCGGGGATGTTCAGGCCGATTCCGTCTTCTGCCTGATCGGGCCCGAGGTGATCATCCTCGAGGAGGAAGTCGGAGACGATGTGCTGTGCTTCGCGGCCGTTGGCGATAGCTCCGTGCTGGGCGAAGACGGGGATGGCGCGACGGGTCAGGGACGCTGACTCGCGATGGACCGTTCCGTCGCCCCAGACGGGGTAGCGGCGTGGTGCTCCTGTGTCTGGGTGGCGTTTGACTTCGCCGTCCGTGTCGGTGCGGAAACAGTACTCGGACGCGTAGACGACGCCATTGATGAGTTTCATCGACTGGACGGTGTCCTGGCGGATCCCGACCACAGGGCGGTGATGAGGCAGGTCCTGGGCGTGGAGAGTGGTGAAAAAGTCCTGCGCGGCTTTGAAGAGGTCTTTGTCTCCGCCGAGATCAGCGACGTCTGCGGGAGTCAGGTGACGGACGTCGGTTCCCTCTTCGAGGCAGAGGAACTGGGGGAGGAGCTCGTGGACGGCGGGCATGGTGGCGGCCGCCGCGGCCAGGCGCCGGTGGGGGAGGGGGAGCGGGCCGCCTTGGATCGTGTTCAGGATGTTCGCGGCGACCACCGATCCTTTGAAAGGGGTGCCGAGGGTCATGACGCCGCGGGTGTCGGCCAGCAGGGCCGTGTCGCCGCCCAGGGTCAGGGCG
This window of the Streptomyces sp. Tu 3180 genome carries:
- a CDS encoding GNAT family N-acetyltransferase, which produces MSSDTAPAATAEPQDAAGRPPVRAATPADAEGIIRMRSEYVLSAPLSEEWIRRCTDELAPRLTSAGDARAFVIDAPDGTMAACALGLIHPVLPAPAYPRGLAARVHVVATHPDLRRRGYARAVVSALLDHLSDAEHVTLFELHASVEAAPLYRELGFMGSPALMRMTRLKEPAAASTPENSSPWMPPEQYAETVPKATCFACLYFTDEDDRTLQLHSVYSPAHPWQLVGGTMDAGERPWETAVRECREETGLAPSGPPRLLAAVYGAPGTEWPYSTIGLVFDGGRLTAAQIRGITLNSQEHDEIRVLPLAGWKALMPSRDFARLRAVAEARRTGEAAYVGTWDWGGRMSSNIVLMSDRRVAAIPVQECDEALVDVRAYGLKADDRKHDEVGAYAHVRQGVLTRLLHAQSLLPTGVQLLFIEGFRPPVLQKQYFEEYSDELARTHPDWLAAELREAASRFVSPPEIAPHSAGAAVDVTLIDYEGRELDMGTRVNASPEESNGACYTDTPGLSARARTNRATLKAVLSAAGLINYPTEWWHWSFGDRYWALQTRQSAALYGPVELP
- a CDS encoding phosphotransferase, whose protein sequence is MAVHFQQPSDPIAYDPTADRLVMVPERGSRSAVPEAAVRAFAEQAVGRITGWTDVSWTHTESRVWRAHNTEGGTWYVKIHQNDRFHQREVRALRGWVFHLGAAAPRLVAADKSLRAVVLTAVGGRSLYGAVHPLGQQRRIFHRIGQLAATIHSSTPPRPADGTLPLGKLERHLDGARPYLAPKDEEFIRATAERVSALPALEAVPTHGDFQPRNLRWDEAADALYVIDFERSEEGPAVRDFIRLSDAWHGRPDLLKAVMDGYGRPFTTAEEAQLTILSVLDAVSGISYGAAHGDPELVERGRRTLARLHAEHNSLHSAKGEAP
- a CDS encoding NUDIX domain-containing protein: MTGTPQRHTEPLDVHLIALRDGTTGPEVLLSRRAGDVYAAGCWHLPSGHLDGPWEDMVTALVRETQEETSIVVDPADVHAAVTVHHRSPRRQSARRVLPRGPALARHPASHGTSGVRCHGLVHARRATAADGRVLPGRAGRLPGRSADGRAFPAAQRPDRLRPDRRPAGHGPRTRQPQRGS
- a CDS encoding NUDIX domain-containing protein, yielding MPPSHYAIRKAAEAYLTRHPSERDTLVGLLAALDRPDDATSRRTLPGHVTCSAVVIDRDCRMLHIRHRATGLLLAPGGHVEPGDRTLLAAALREVAEEAGIPPGALCLTPQTLGAPIDIDVHDIDASPAKGEPAHQHYDVRYAFYLADEQPPAITLQDQEVSGVQWLALTDVTSSTLRAKLLGARLDGQPEPVNASALIHDGAGRYLLHLRDDLPGIWQPGTFALLGGGRKQGDQSLENTLLRELSEEVPGLRLEGLKPYATEEATSVDGLCVPIKVFSGRWRGNPDRLRLREGVLLRWFTPDQLDRLRLSPGLGDLIHRHAAEHTPQVQPAETPPLWDEGRRAVLNGIGVHLHLEDDEGRVLLGLRHPDSRYAGNTWHYLAGRCEQESAVACLVREAWEEAGLVIDPADVELVHVVHVVDTPGGQPLLQLVFRACRWKGVPEVREPDKCLSWQWWPPHELPKRIVPYARVAIVGITEGRAYSEMGW